A region of the Myxococcus stipitatus DSM 14675 genome:
GCCGTGAAGCCGACCTTCACCGCGCCGTCGTTGTTGATGGCCGAGCCGCGGATGACGGCGTGGATGGTGTCGCCGTCCTTGAGCGCGTCGTCCAGGCGCTTGAGCACCACGACCCCCGCGCCGCTGCCGAAGAGCGTGCCCTGGCCCTTCGCATCGAACGCGCGGCAGTGGCCGTCCGGCGAGGTGATGCCGCCTTCCTGGTACGTGTAGCCCGTGCGCTGGGGCACGTGCACGGACACGCCGCCCGCGAGCGCGACGTCACACTGGTAGCCGAGCAGGGACTGGCAGGCCAGGTGCGTGGCGACCAGCGACGTGGAGCAGCCCGTCTGGACCGTGAGGGCGGGGCCCTTGAAGTCCAGGTGGTAGGCCACGCGCGTGGCGAGGAAGTCCTTGTCGTTGGCCACCATGGCCGGGAAGGTGTCCTCGGCCTGCTGGAACTCCGCGCGCGAGAGCAGGTTGAAGAGCAGGTAGCTGCTGAGGCTGGAGCCCGCGAAGATGCCCGTGGTGCCCGGCACCTTCCCGGGGGCGTAGCCCGCATGCTCCAGCGCCGTCCACGCGCACTCCAGGAAGACGCGGTGCTGCGGGTCCAGCAGCTCGGCCTCGCGCGGGGCGTAGCCGAAGAAGGCCGCGTCGAAGCGGCCTGGCCGCTCCAGGACGGGAGCGGCACGCACGAAGCTGGGATTGGCCAGGAACGCCGGGTCCACGCCGAGGGACTTCAGCGCCTCGTCGGAGAAGAAGGTGATGCCCTCCACGCCCGCGCGCAGCATGCGCCAGAACGCCGCCACGTCCCGTGCCCCAGGTACACGCACCGCCATGCCCACGATGGCCACAGCCAGTCCTGAGTCCCCCTGGTACTCCACATGACTCCCCATGACAGACCTACCCCTGTTTCCTGGCGCGCTGTTGCTGCCGCTTCATGCTCTCGAGCTGGCGCTTCGCCCGGTCCTGAGCAGACTCGACCGGGGTGACATTCGATGCGGGACCCTGCCGCAGGTAGCGCGCGAGGGCGCTGACCGTCGGGTGCTCCAGCAGCTTGAGCAAGGGCAGCTCCGAGCCCAGCACCGCCTTGAGCCGCGCATGCACCTGCACCATGAGCAGCGAGTGCCCACCCAGGTCGAAGAAGTTGTCGTCCACGCCGACCTGCTCGACGTTGAGCACCTGCTTCCACACGTCGGAGATCTGCAGCTCGAGCTGGCTCTGCGGCGCCACGTAGGCCGCGCGCGAGGCGCGGGCCGCGGTGGGGGCGGGGAGGGCCTTGCGGTCCACCTTGCCATTGGGCGTGAGCGGCAGCGCCGGCAGCGTCACCAGCAGCGAGGGGACCATGTGCTCCGGCAGCCGCAGCGCCACCGCGTCTCGCAGCGCCGTCGCGTCCACCGTCTGCCCGTCGCGCGCCACCACGTAGGCCACCAGCCGCACGTCGCCCGGCGAGTCCTCGCGGGCCACCACCACCGCCTCGCGCACCTCCGGCCTCGCGCTCAGCACCGCTTCGATTTCACCGGCCTCGATGCGGAAGCCCCGCACCTTGAGCTGGTGGTCCACGCGGCCCAGGAACTCCACCGTGCCGTCGTCGCGCCAGCGCGCCCGGTCTCCCGTGCGGTACACGCGCGCGCCCGGCTCTCGCGAGAACGGGTCCGGCACGAAGCGCTCCGCGGTCAGCTCCGGCCGCGAGAGGTAGCCCCGCACCACGCCCGCTCCACCGATGAAGAGCTCGCCCGGGACTCCCACCGGCACCGGCCGCAGCTTCGCGTCGAGCAGGTAGAACTGCGTGCGGGAGAACGGCGAGCCGATGGACGCCACCGGGCTGCTCTCGTCACGCACGTCGTGCGTCGAGGACCAGATGGTCGTCTCCGTGGGGCCGTACATGTTGAGCAGCCGGGCCCCTTCGCCCAGGGCCTGACGCAGCGTCGTCCCCAGCGACGACGGGAGCGCCTCGCCGCCGACCATGAGGCGGCGCAGGCCGGACAGCGCCTCCACGGACTCGGGCTCCGCCATGAGCGCGCGCGCCAGCGACGGCGTGCACTGCAGATGCGTCACGGCGTGCTCGCGCAGGTTGAGCGGGATGGAGCGCGCGGTGCTCGCGCGGCGGCCATCGCGGTCCGCCTGGCACTTCACCTCGTGCAGGCGGGGCAGGCTGGCCAGCACCGTCTCCGCGGGGATGCCGAAGTCGATGAGGCAGCCGACCTCGTCCACGCCCAGCGCGCGGAGTTGCTCCATCCGCTCGCGCACGGAGCGCGGCGTGCCGAACAGGCCGCTCGTCTCGAAGTAGCGCTCGAAGGCCTGCGCGGCGAGGCGGTCCAGGTCTGCCTCCGTCGCGGTGTCCAGGTCCACGCCCAGCGTCCGCCCCAGGCCGCGCATCAGGTCGGCGGAGCTGCGCAGGTAGTCGCGGAAGGGCTTCTCCACCACCGCGCGCACCTGCGCGGCGTCCTCGCCGATGAACGTGTGGAGCATCAGCGTGACGTGTCCGTCACCCGCGTGACCGGCCGCGCGCCAGGCGTCGCGATAGAGCGCGAGCTTCTTCTCCAGGTCTTCCCACGTCTGGCCGAGCAGGTGCGTGAGGACATGGCAGCCCATGCGCCCCGCGGTGATGAACGTGTCGGGATTGCCCGCCGCCGTGAGCCACACCGGCAGGTCCTTCTGGAGGGGACGGGGCCGCAGCGTGACGTCCACCTGCGCGCCCGCGCCGCCCTGCATCCGCAGCGTCTCTCCGCGCCAGAGCCGGCGCACCGTCTCCAGCCCCTCCATCATCAGCTCGCGGCGCTTCTCGTAGCGCTCGGGTGCGAAGACGAAGTCATTCGCGTGCCAGCCGGAGGCCACGGAGATGCCCACGCGGCCCTTCGACAGGTTGTCCACCAACGCCCATTCCTCGGCGACGCGCACCGGGTGGTGCAGCGGCAACACGACGCTGCCCGCGCGGATGGCCACGCGCTCCGTCACGGCGGCGATGGCCGCGCTCGCGACGGCGGGGCTGGGGTACAGCCCACCGAAGGCGTGGAAGTGACGCTCCGGCGTCCACACCGCCGCGAAGCCATGGCGGTCGGCGAACTTCGCACCCTCCATCAGCAGGCGGTAGTGGTCCCCCGTCGACTTCTCCGCGTCGTCCGCGAAGTAGAAGAGGCTGAGCTCCATCGGCTTGCGCCGCGCCGCCGCGACGCGGGACGGAGCCTTGAGCAGCGCGCCTTCTCCCTGCACCACGACCTTGAAGCCGCGCGTGAGCGTCCACAGCAGCTCCAGCACGGAGATGTCGAAGGAGATGCTGGTGACGGCCAGCCATGAGCCCACGGGCTGATGGCCCAGGCGCGCATCCATCGCGGTGAAGAAGTTGGCCACGCCCCCGTGCGGCACCATGACGCCCTTGGGACGTCCCGTGGAGCCGGAGGTGTAGATGACGTACGCGAGGCTCGCCGTGCTCGTGCCCGACGCGGGCGGCACGTCCCGCGCCTCGCGAGCATCCACGGAGGCATCGTCCAGCAGCACGACGCGCGCGCGCCCGGGAGGAATGGAGCCCTGCAGATGCGTCTCGGTGAGCAGCACCGCGGCGCCCGAGTCCTCCAGCATGAAGGCGAGCCGCTCGCGGGGATAGTCCGGGTCCAGGGGCACGTACGCGCCGCCCGCCTTGAGCACGCCCAGCATGGCGACCATCATGGCCGCCGAGCGCTCCAGGCACAGGCCCACGCGCACCTCGGGGCCGACCCCCGCGTCCCTCAGCCGCCAGGCCAGCGCGTTCGCGCGACCCTCCAGCTCCGCGTACGTGAGCGTCGCGTCGTCACCCGCCACCGCCACCGCGTCGGGCGTGCGAGCCGCCTGCGCGCGGAACTGCGCATGGATGCACAGCGCCGCGTCGTCGGCCTGCGCGGGGGTGAGGTCGTTCCAGTCCACCAGCAACCGGCGCGTCTCCTCCGCGCCCAGCAGCGGCAGGTCGTCCACCTTCAGCTCCACGGCGTCCACCGCCGCGCGCAGCACCGTCTCCAGGTGGGTGGCGAGCCGCGCCACCGTCGCGGGAGCGAAGAGGTCCGTGCGGTACTCGAGTGCCCCGGACAGTCCGTCCGCCGTCTCGACGAGGGAGAGCTGGAGGTCGAACTTCGACGTGCCCTCCACCGCGCCGTCCGGCACGGGGAGCACCGGGCGCCACTCCATGCCCGGCACCGTCAGGTCCGTGGGCGGGAGCGCCTCGAGCAGCAGGGCCGTCTGGAAGAGCGGGTTGTCCGCGCCGCCACGGGGCACCCGCGCGGAGGCCACCACGTCCTCGAACGGGAGGTCCGCGTGGGCCAGGGCCTCGTGGAACGTCCGCCGCGTGCGGGTGAGCAGCTCACGGAAGCTCGGCTGGCCCGCGAGGTCCGCGCGCAGCGCGAGCGTGTGCGCGAAGAAGCCCAGCACGTCGCGCAGCTCCGGCCGCTCGCGGTTCGCCACCACCGTGCCCACGGCGAAGTCTTCCTGGCCGCTGTAGCGGTGGAGCAGCGCCGTCCACGCCGCCGTCAGCGTGATGAAGAGCGTGCAGCCCTCGCGGCGGCCCAAGGCGCGCAGCGACTCCACCAGCGAGCGGTCCAGCGTCAGGCGGTGCAGCGCGCCCTGGACTCGCGGCTCACGCGGCCGCGTGAAGTCCGTGGGCAGCTCCAGTCGAGGCAACCCCGCGAGCTGCTTCGCCCAGTACGCACGCTGCCCATCGAGCAGCGGGCCCAGGCCCTGCTGCCAGCGCGAGTAGTCCGCGTAGTGGAGGCGGGGAGGGGGGAGGTTCGCGGTGCCGCCAGCGACCTGCGCGCGGTACAGCGCGGCGAGCTCGCGGCCCAGCACGCCCACGGACCAGCCGTCGGTCACGATGTGGTGCTGCGTCATCAGCAGCCGGTGGTCGTTCTCGCCCAGCCGCACCAGCGACGCGCGCACGGTGGGGCCCTCCATCAGGCGGAAGGGCTCGCGCGCCTGCTCCAGCGCCAGCCGCCGCAGCGCCGCGTCCCGCGCTTCGGGCTTCTCCGAGCGCAGGTCCACCTGCGGCAAGGGCAGCGACGTGGGCGCGCGGACGACGAGGCGCGGCTGGCCCTCCACCTCGGGGAAGGACGCGCACAGCAGCGGGTGGCGCGTGAGCAGCGCATCCAGGCCGCGGCGCAGGGCCTCCACATCCAGCGGCCCGCCGAGGTGGAGCTGGAAGTGGACGTTGTACAGCGCGCTGTCCGGCACCAGCCGGTCCAGGAACCACAGCCGCAGCTGGCCCGACGACAGGGGCAGCTCACCGTCGCGGGGGCCCGCCGTCAGCGGGGGCGCCGCGAGCGAGAAGTCCGGCCGCACGCCCTGCCACGCCTCCAGGAGCTTGTCGGCCGCGGCCTCCAGCGTCTGGCTCATCCAGAGGAAGGCGGCGGGGAGCGCCACGCCCAGCTCCGACTCGAGCATGCCGTGGAGCTCCAGCACCATCAGCGAGTCCAGGCCCAGGCTCGCCAGCGACGAGTCTCCCTGGAGCTTGCGGACATCCACGCGCAGCGTCCGCGCCACGGCGTGCTTGAGGAACTCCTCCACGTGCGTGCGGCGCTCCGTCTCGGACGCCGTGACGAGCAGCTCCTTCAGCGGGAGCGTCGGAGCCACGGGCGCCGCGACGGGCTCGGTCTCCGCCACCGACAGCTCGACGACCTCCAGCTCGCCGGCTAGGTACGCGGCCTTGGTGGCCCGGCGCTGGATCTTCCCGCTCGACGTCTTGGGGATGCTGCGCGCCTGGAGCAGCACGATGCCATGCGCGTGTACGGTGTGCTGCTCCGCGAGCCGCTGCCGCACGGCCGCCACCACCGCGGACGCGTCGAACCCGTCGCGCACGTCCACTTCCAGGGCGATGACGAGCCGCTCCTCGCCCTCCACGTCCACGCTGAAGGCCGCGCTGCAGCCCGCGCGCACCGCGCGGTGCGCCCGCTCCGCGTCCATCTCCAGATCCTGCGGATACAGGTTGCGGCCCCGGATGATGAGCAGGTCCTTCAAGCGGCCGGTGACGAAGAGCTCGCCCGAGGCCGAGAGGAACGCCAGGTCGCCCGTGCGCAGGAAGGGCCCCTCGCCCGAGGACAGCTTCGCGTCGAACGCGTGAGCCGTCTCTTCCGGACGCGCCCAGTAGCCCTGCGCCACGCTGGGGCCGGAGACCCAGATCTCTCCCACGGAGTTCGCCGGGAGCACCTCGCGCGACTCGGGGTGGACGATGAGCACGCGCTGATCCGGCGCGCTGATGCCCGCGCCCACCAGCGTGCGAGTCCCAGGCGCGTCCGCGTCCGCTTCCTGGGCCCGGCCCTGCTCCATCGCGTCCGACACGAACTGGCCATGGACGTAGGGCTGGCCCTTCGTTCCACCCGTGACGATGAGCGTCGTCTCCGCCAGGCCGTAGCACGGGTAGAAGGCCGTGCGCCGGAAGCCGCAGGGGGCGAAGGTCTCCGCGAAGCGCTCCAGCGTCTCGCGCCGCACCGGCTCCGCGCCGTTGAAGGCCAGGTCCCAGCTGTGCAGCTTCAGCTTCGCGCGGTCCTCCTCGGTCGCCTTCCTCACGCACAAGTCGTACGCGAAGTTGGGACCTCCGCTGCACGTGGCCTGGTAGTGGGAGATGGCCTCCAGCCAGCGCAGCGGACGCTGCAGGAAGGAGATGGGCGACATCAGCGTGCAGGGGAAGCCCAGGTAGAGCGGCTGGAGCACCTTCCCGATGAGGCCCATGTCATGGAACATGGGCAGCCAGCCCATGCCCGACGAGCGCGACGCATCCAGCCCGAAGCCTCGGGTGATGAACGCCTCGTTGTGGAGGATGTTGGCGTGGCTCACCATCACGCCCTTGGGGTTGCCCGTGGAGCCGGAGGTGTACTGGAGGAACGCCAGCGTGTTCCCCTCCAGCTCCGGACGGCGCCAGTCCGCCGCCAGGTCCTCCGGCACCGAGTCGCTCGCCAGCCACTCGAGCTCCGCGAGCTCCGGCGCCTGCGGCTTGAACAGCTCCGACATGTCCACGATGAACTGCGTGGTGAGCACGTAGCGCGCGCCGCAGTCCTGCGCGATGGCGCGAAGGCGGGGCAGGGTGCGCTCCAGCCGCGTCGGGTCCGGCGGATAGCACGGCACCGCGATGACGCCGCCGTACAGGCACCCCATGAAGCCCGCGACGAACTCCATCCCGGGCGGATACAGCAACAGCGCACGCTCACCCGTCGCACCCGAAGCCCGCAGCCGCGCGCCCAACGCCCGCGCCCGCGCGTCCAGCTTCGCGTAGCTCCACTCTTCCACCGGGCCGTCCACGTCGCCCGACTCCAGGAAGCGGTAGAGCAACGCGTCTCCGCGCACCTGCGCGCGATAGCTCAGCAGGTCGACGAGGTTGTGGAAGTCTCCCACGGACTTTTCGTTGCGCTGATTCATACGTACTCCCCGGCGGACGGCTCGAGATGATGGTGCCGTGTGCTCAGGGAGTTGTTTTCTCCCCAAGCGACTTCACGAAAGAAATGCCTGTGAAGTCCTCGTTCCCCTGGCAGCGCGAGACTCCGGCAAACCACCTCATCGAGAGGTTGGCCGAGCATCTCTCCCTCGTCTGACGCGAGTGGCCCGCTGCCGCACGAAGTCACGTCGCTGTATTCCAGAGCCGCGAACAAAGAAAATAAGGTCGAAGTTGCGGCATGCCCTATAGCTTCATCTCTTGTTTTATCGTGATTGTCCAGTGAGCCCAAAATTGGAGCAAGCCCGTGGTTTTCACGCCTCCGGGGCTTCACTGAAATGAAGTGAAACGCTCGCGAGACCCCATGGATTCGACTCAAGTTCCGTCGCACCCGCCCAGCCCTTGGGGGCTACCGCTCTGGGGCCACCTGTTGCGCCATGATCGCGACCCCCTGGGGTTCGCCGTCGAGAGCTTCCGCAAGCATGGCGATGTGGTCCGTCTCAAACTCGGGGGTGAAACGACCTATCTGGTGAGTCATCCGGATCACGTCCGGTATTTCCTCACGGAGAACGCCAACAACTACTCGAAGCCCCCGCTGGTGAATGACCCCTTCCTGGGTAACGGGCTGTTCGTGAGCGAGGGCACCTACTGGCGCCGGCAGCGGCGGCTCGTCCAGCCCTCGTTCCACCGGGAGCGGCTCAACGGCCTGCTGTCGGGCATGGCGGCGCTCATCGACGGGATGTTGAAGTCGTGGGAGGAGCGCACGCGGGCCGCGCAGCCGCTCGATATCGCGGAGGAGATGGGCATCCTCTCCCTGCACATGACGACGCGCGCGCTGTACTCGGAGGTGCCCGACGCACCGACGACCGCGGCCGTCCGGCGGATGATGCACACCTTCAACGCGCGCGAGAGCTTGCTGGCGCGGGTGCTCCGGCTGGAGCGGCTGCCGCTCTACCGGCGCAAGTGGGCGGACTTCTTCGACACGCAGCGGCTGATGCGCCGCAAGGCGAAGGAGGTCGTCGAGCGGCGCCGCGAGGGCGGCCCCGAGGACGACATCATGGCGATGCTCGTCGCGGCGAGAGACCGCGACACGGGCGAGGCCATGACGGAGAAGGAGCTGCGGGACGAGTTCATGAACCTGTTCTCGGGCAACGAGGGACCCGGGGCCGCGCTCGCGTGGGGCTGGCACCTGCTGTCACTCCACCCGGAGATCGCCGACCGCCTGGCCTCCGAGAGCGCCGCGGTGCTGGGCGGCCGTGCGCCGACGCTGGAGGACCTGCCCCGGCTGCGCTACGCCACCCAGGTGTTCGAGGAGTCGCTCCGGCTCTATCCCACGGCCTGGAAGCTGGTGCGGGTGGCGGGCGCGGCGGACACGCTGGGCACGTATCCGGTGGCGCCCGGGACGGTCTTCATGGCCATCTCGTACATCATCCACCGGCATCCGGAGTTCTGGTCCTCGCCGGAGGTCTTCGACCCGGACCGCTTCGCCCCCGGGGGCCCCGCACGGCACAAGTTCGCCTACCTGCCGTTCGGTGGAGGCCAGCACATCTGCATCGCCAACAACCTGTCGCTGATGTTCGGCGCGCTGGTGCTGGCCATGGTCTCCCAGCGCTTCCGCCTCCGCGGCATTCCGGGTCGGCGGGTGGACATCCATCCGGGCATCTCACTGCTGCCCCGGGGCGGGCTCCCGATGACGCTCGAGCCCCGGCCCTGAAGCGCGCCGCTCAGCTCGCGGCGCGCACGGCCTCCTGCTCCTTGGCCGCGTAGAGCGCCTGGATGTTGGCGCCACCGAAGCCGCGAGCCTGGTGGCGCTGGATGACCTCGAAGAAGAGCGTGCGCCGGGCGTGCTGCGAGCGGGTGAAGACCTGCAGCAGCGCGCCCCACGCGTCGCGGTCCATCAGGATGTTGCGCGCCTGCAGCGGCTCGCGCTCGAAGGGGCTCAGCGTGCCCAGCCGCGCCTCCAGGCTCTCGTAGTAGCCCTGGGGCGCGTCCAGCAGGCTCACCCCGTGCTGACGGAGGGCGTCCACCGCGCGGGCGATGTCGTTCGACAGGAAGGCGATGTGCTGCACGCCCGCGCCGCCATGGGCGCCGAGAAAGTCCTCCAACTGTCCGCGCCGCGTGCCGCTGACCGGCTCCTGCAGCGGGAAGCAGACGCGGCCCCCGACGGACTGCACCACGCGCGAGCTCATCCCGCTGTACTCGGTGCGCACGTCCTCGCGGTGGGTCTGCTCGAAGCCGAGGACCGACTCGTAGAAGCCGACGGTGTCCATCAGCGTGTGCGGGCGCAGCGCGAAGGCGAAGTGGTCCACCGCGGTGAAGAGGGACGCGCCACCTGACGGGCCCGCCTCCACCGGCAGGTAGACGCCCGGCAGGACGTCGGACGAGGAGGCGTCGCGCTGGATGAACGAGTGCACCCAGTCCCCGGGCCCCGCGATGGTGGCCTTCACCACGCGCTGGCCGTGGGACTCGTACGTGACGGGCTCCGCCACGGGCCTGGCGCCCCGGCGCACCGCCTCGGTGAAGGCCGCGTGCGCGTCCGGAGTCCCCAGCGCGATGTCTCGCACGCCGTCTCCATGCGTGCGGACGAAAGCCGCGACCTCGCTGTCCGCGTCCAGGGCCGAGGTGACGACGAGCCTCGCGGCGCCCTGCTCGAGCACGAAGGAGCGCCGGCCCGGCAACCCTGTCTCCGGCCCGCCGCTGGCCACCATCCGGAAGCCCAGCGCATGGCAGAAGAAATAGGAGGAGAGGACCGCGTCACCCACGAACAGCTCGGCATGCTCCACTCTCGAGAACTCCATGCTCAAGACCTCGAATCACGGGGACATGGCCAGCCAGGAATCTCTGGGCGGGCGCGCCAGATATCTATTTCAAGCTAGATTTGAATAGCACGACTTTCTGTATAGACATCTTGTTACGGAGAGGCTGGACAGCCGTCTTGTATGGAGTCACCCAACCTGCATGGTGGGTGTGACAGCAGGCGTGGCGACCTGGTCCGACACGAGCTGCCCGGACTCCAACTTGAGGATGCGGTCCGCCAGGTGGAAGTAGCGGTCATCGTGGCTGATGACGAAGACGAGCTTCCCCTGCTGCTTCAGCGAGGGCAGCAGCTCCCGGTAGAACAGCTCACGGAAGACGGGGTCCTGGTCCGCGGCCCACTCGTCGAAGACGTAGATGGCGCGGTCCTCCAGGACGGAGGTGAGCAGGGCCAGGCGCTTGCGCTGTCCCTGGGAGAGCGCCACGGTGGAGAGCCGGCCGTTCTCCACGCGCACCTTCTTCTCGAGCTGCAGCCGTGACAGGTAGGCGCGGGCCTGGTCCTCCATGCCGGGATGCTCCAGACCGAGCATTCGTTCAAAGAGGTGGAAGTCGAAGAAGACGGCGGAGAAGAGCTGCCGGTAGGCGCGCCGCGTGGCGGCCTCGACGGGGACTCCGTCCACGCGCAGCTCCCCCTTCTCCGGCACGTACAGCCCGGTGAAGAGCTTGGCCAGCGTCGTCTTGCCGCTGCCGTTGCCGCCGACCAGGAAGACGAGCTCGCCCCGGCGCACCGTCGTGTTGATGGGGCCCAGGGTGAAGGTCGCGCCGTCATGCTCGCGGTAGTAGCTGTGGGCGATGTCCGCCAGCTCGATGCGCTCGAAGCGCGGGTTGATGACGGCGTCGCGCGACGGGGGCTGCGGGTCCTGCAGCGACAGGCCCAGCTTCTCCAGCTTCTTCATCGCGATGTGGCTGCGCGACAGGTTCGGCCACTGGTGCATCAGCCCGTCGAGCGGCTGCTGGAGGTAGAGCACCACCAGCGCGTACGCGGCCAGGGTGGGCATGTCCACGGGCTGGAAGCGGGGGACGACGAACAGGATGATGCCGATGACCACCATCACCATGAAGCCGCCCCAACCTCCGGCGATGATGAAGAGGTTGTTGGTGACGCGCGAGATGCGGGAGACCTCCTCCGCGGTGGGCTGGAGCTCCTTGTTGAAGAAGTCCTCGCTGCGCGCCTGGTGGAGCTGCAGCTCCTTGGACCCGTCGATGAGGGTCTGGAAGTGGGAGTAGAGCGCGTCGTGGCTCTCGCGGCGGCGGAAGAACTGCGAGTAGGCGTAGCGGTTGGGGAGGGCCACGCTCGCGAGCACCACCGCGACGACGCACAGGACCAACGCCAGCAGCGGGCCGGACAGCCACGCCAGGTAGACGAGGCACCCGGCCAGCGTCGCCAGGGAGATGATGACGCTCGGGATGACGGCGATGGTGGTGTTGATGACGGCGATGTCCTCCGTCAGCGCCGCCATCAGCTTGTGCTGCCCGGACTCCTCCAGCTTGCGCAGCGGGGCCTCCAGGATGCGCCGGCACAGCGACAGCCGCAGGTCCAGGAGCGCCATCTGCTGAAGGGAGTTGAGCTGCATCTGCGAGACGATGCGCAGCACGAGCACCGCCGCGGCGAGCCCGGCGAACGCGGGCCCCAGCAGCAGGGCATCCGCCACCGTGCGGGACGTCAACGCCTGATTCATCACCGCGACGAGCGCCGCGCTGGAGGCACCCGTGAGGATGCCCAGCAGTGCCGCGAAGATGATGGGCAGCTTGGACTTCTGGAAGAGCAGGGCGAGCAATGACACGACGGCTCCAGGAGACCTGGATGGCTCGGAGATACGAGCCATCGCCGCTTTCATATGTCATTGCC
Encoded here:
- a CDS encoding MupA/Atu3671 family FMN-dependent luciferase-like monooxygenase, which gives rise to MNQRNEKSVGDFHNLVDLLSYRAQVRGDALLYRFLESGDVDGPVEEWSYAKLDARARALGARLRASGATGERALLLYPPGMEFVAGFMGCLYGGVIAVPCYPPDPTRLERTLPRLRAIAQDCGARYVLTTQFIVDMSELFKPQAPELAELEWLASDSVPEDLAADWRRPELEGNTLAFLQYTSGSTGNPKGVMVSHANILHNEAFITRGFGLDASRSSGMGWLPMFHDMGLIGKVLQPLYLGFPCTLMSPISFLQRPLRWLEAISHYQATCSGGPNFAYDLCVRKATEEDRAKLKLHSWDLAFNGAEPVRRETLERFAETFAPCGFRRTAFYPCYGLAETTLIVTGGTKGQPYVHGQFVSDAMEQGRAQEADADAPGTRTLVGAGISAPDQRVLIVHPESREVLPANSVGEIWVSGPSVAQGYWARPEETAHAFDAKLSSGEGPFLRTGDLAFLSASGELFVTGRLKDLLIIRGRNLYPQDLEMDAERAHRAVRAGCSAAFSVDVEGEERLVIALEVDVRDGFDASAVVAAVRQRLAEQHTVHAHGIVLLQARSIPKTSSGKIQRRATKAAYLAGELEVVELSVAETEPVAAPVAPTLPLKELLVTASETERRTHVEEFLKHAVARTLRVDVRKLQGDSSLASLGLDSLMVLELHGMLESELGVALPAAFLWMSQTLEAAADKLLEAWQGVRPDFSLAAPPLTAGPRDGELPLSSGQLRLWFLDRLVPDSALYNVHFQLHLGGPLDVEALRRGLDALLTRHPLLCASFPEVEGQPRLVVRAPTSLPLPQVDLRSEKPEARDAALRRLALEQAREPFRLMEGPTVRASLVRLGENDHRLLMTQHHIVTDGWSVGVLGRELAALYRAQVAGGTANLPPPRLHYADYSRWQQGLGPLLDGQRAYWAKQLAGLPRLELPTDFTRPREPRVQGALHRLTLDRSLVESLRALGRREGCTLFITLTAAWTALLHRYSGQEDFAVGTVVANRERPELRDVLGFFAHTLALRADLAGQPSFRELLTRTRRTFHEALAHADLPFEDVVASARVPRGGADNPLFQTALLLEALPPTDLTVPGMEWRPVLPVPDGAVEGTSKFDLQLSLVETADGLSGALEYRTDLFAPATVARLATHLETVLRAAVDAVELKVDDLPLLGAEETRRLLVDWNDLTPAQADDAALCIHAQFRAQAARTPDAVAVAGDDATLTYAELEGRANALAWRLRDAGVGPEVRVGLCLERSAAMMVAMLGVLKAGGAYVPLDPDYPRERLAFMLEDSGAAVLLTETHLQGSIPPGRARVVLLDDASVDAREARDVPPASGTSTASLAYVIYTSGSTGRPKGVMVPHGGVANFFTAMDARLGHQPVGSWLAVTSISFDISVLELLWTLTRGFKVVVQGEGALLKAPSRVAAARRKPMELSLFYFADDAEKSTGDHYRLLMEGAKFADRHGFAAVWTPERHFHAFGGLYPSPAVASAAIAAVTERVAIRAGSVVLPLHHPVRVAEEWALVDNLSKGRVGISVASGWHANDFVFAPERYEKRRELMMEGLETVRRLWRGETLRMQGGAGAQVDVTLRPRPLQKDLPVWLTAAGNPDTFITAGRMGCHVLTHLLGQTWEDLEKKLALYRDAWRAAGHAGDGHVTLMLHTFIGEDAAQVRAVVEKPFRDYLRSSADLMRGLGRTLGVDLDTATEADLDRLAAQAFERYFETSGLFGTPRSVRERMEQLRALGVDEVGCLIDFGIPAETVLASLPRLHEVKCQADRDGRRASTARSIPLNLREHAVTHLQCTPSLARALMAEPESVEALSGLRRLMVGGEALPSSLGTTLRQALGEGARLLNMYGPTETTIWSSTHDVRDESSPVASIGSPFSRTQFYLLDAKLRPVPVGVPGELFIGGAGVVRGYLSRPELTAERFVPDPFSREPGARVYRTGDRARWRDDGTVEFLGRVDHQLKVRGFRIEAGEIEAVLSARPEVREAVVVAREDSPGDVRLVAYVVARDGQTVDATALRDAVALRLPEHMVPSLLVTLPALPLTPNGKVDRKALPAPTAARASRAAYVAPQSQLELQISDVWKQVLNVEQVGVDDNFFDLGGHSLLMVQVHARLKAVLGSELPLLKLLEHPTVSALARYLRQGPASNVTPVESAQDRAKRQLESMKRQQQRARKQG
- a CDS encoding cytochrome P450; protein product: MDSTQVPSHPPSPWGLPLWGHLLRHDRDPLGFAVESFRKHGDVVRLKLGGETTYLVSHPDHVRYFLTENANNYSKPPLVNDPFLGNGLFVSEGTYWRRQRRLVQPSFHRERLNGLLSGMAALIDGMLKSWEERTRAAQPLDIAEEMGILSLHMTTRALYSEVPDAPTTAAVRRMMHTFNARESLLARVLRLERLPLYRRKWADFFDTQRLMRRKAKEVVERRREGGPEDDIMAMLVAARDRDTGEAMTEKELRDEFMNLFSGNEGPGAALAWGWHLLSLHPEIADRLASESAAVLGGRAPTLEDLPRLRYATQVFEESLRLYPTAWKLVRVAGAADTLGTYPVAPGTVFMAISYIIHRHPEFWSSPEVFDPDRFAPGGPARHKFAYLPFGGGQHICIANNLSLMFGALVLAMVSQRFRLRGIPGRRVDIHPGISLLPRGGLPMTLEPRP
- the hppD gene encoding 4-hydroxyphenylpyruvate dioxygenase, whose protein sequence is MEFSRVEHAELFVGDAVLSSYFFCHALGFRMVASGGPETGLPGRRSFVLEQGAARLVVTSALDADSEVAAFVRTHGDGVRDIALGTPDAHAAFTEAVRRGARPVAEPVTYESHGQRVVKATIAGPGDWVHSFIQRDASSSDVLPGVYLPVEAGPSGGASLFTAVDHFAFALRPHTLMDTVGFYESVLGFEQTHREDVRTEYSGMSSRVVQSVGGRVCFPLQEPVSGTRRGQLEDFLGAHGGAGVQHIAFLSNDIARAVDALRQHGVSLLDAPQGYYESLEARLGTLSPFEREPLQARNILMDRDAWGALLQVFTRSQHARRTLFFEVIQRHQARGFGGANIQALYAAKEQEAVRAAS
- a CDS encoding cyclic peptide export ABC transporter, translated to MSLLALLFQKSKLPIIFAALLGILTGASSAALVAVMNQALTSRTVADALLLGPAFAGLAAAVLVLRIVSQMQLNSLQQMALLDLRLSLCRRILEAPLRKLEESGQHKLMAALTEDIAVINTTIAVIPSVIISLATLAGCLVYLAWLSGPLLALVLCVVAVVLASVALPNRYAYSQFFRRRESHDALYSHFQTLIDGSKELQLHQARSEDFFNKELQPTAEEVSRISRVTNNLFIIAGGWGGFMVMVVIGIILFVVPRFQPVDMPTLAAYALVVLYLQQPLDGLMHQWPNLSRSHIAMKKLEKLGLSLQDPQPPSRDAVINPRFERIELADIAHSYYREHDGATFTLGPINTTVRRGELVFLVGGNGSGKTTLAKLFTGLYVPEKGELRVDGVPVEAATRRAYRQLFSAVFFDFHLFERMLGLEHPGMEDQARAYLSRLQLEKKVRVENGRLSTVALSQGQRKRLALLTSVLEDRAIYVFDEWAADQDPVFRELFYRELLPSLKQQGKLVFVISHDDRYFHLADRILKLESGQLVSDQVATPAVTPTMQVG